Genomic window (Tamandua tetradactyla isolate mTamTet1 chromosome 3, mTamTet1.pri, whole genome shotgun sequence):
AGAGGAAGGGGTCCTATATAGTCTACCTGCCACTAGGTAACTAGGAGCTGCTCATGGCTGATGTGACCAAGTTAATGTGGAAGCATCCTGGGCCATCATAGTGGCCAGCATAGTGAAGGGCAGGTGTCTACCACTTCCTTTAGCTGCTTTTGTGTTATGGGCAGCTGAAATTGCTGTGCTGGTCATCACAAGTTTAATGTCCTTGATGACCTGTTTTCTGGTACAGCCACTCGACAACCTCATGTGGTGCAGGCATTAGGCTGCAGATCTTTGCCAGAGCATCTGCCTTGATGTTGCCTGGTAGTGAATCATCATTATGGGCAGAAACATAGAAAGCAGTTACCTTGCATTTATGGCAAGCAGTCCAGGTGTCTTCTCGCATCTCTTTTCCCCACAGAGGGTGACCGACCACCATCCATTGCTCTTGTTTCCATGTAGCCATCCACCCCAGTTGTCAGTACAAATGGTCAGTGCATCACTGGGGTCATGAACTATGACCATCCTCGCTGTTCTTCATAGTCCTAGTTTCCTACCAGATGGTGTCAGTGCTAGGCTGGACAGCCACAGCTGTTCAAGTGGCAGGCTGCCCATATGCTGGCCCATCAGTGTACTGGGAGAGTCGGGTATGCTCCCATTCCCATCCACTGTGGGCATGGGAACAGCCACTTCCATGTGACCATGGGAAGGTCAGCCGGTAGCACTGTTTTTCCACACAAGAAACAGGTCCCAAGATGTCATGCATCTCTGCATTTAACAGGCTATTCCTGAAAACAGCACACTGCAAGAGATAGGCTTTCCACTTTGTCATTGTGCTAAGCTGAGTACTTCCTGGAATGGGGGTTTTTGTGGTGTCACACACCCATCCCTATATGGTGATGGTGGTTTGCAGAGTCACTAGAcaacagtttttgtttgtttgtttgtttttgcatgggcaggcaccaagaatcgaaccagggtctccggcaaggcaggcaagaactctgccactgcgccaccattgtcTGCCCACTGGATAACTTTTGAGTTAGTCCTTCTACTTGCAGCAAGGCATTATGGGCTTCACACAATTGTTTTTCTAAAGGATTGTATCTTACCTCTTGCTCCTTTCTGCAGTTGTGACCAGAATCCAATACATACACATTTTACCTGTTGCCATAAGCCCCCCCTAAAGCCAATATTAATACTGGTCACGTCCAATTCACGAGGCATATTTAGATCTGCCCCCCTTAGAGCTTGTTCCTGTACTATAGCCCATTTGAAAGGCAGCCTGCTGGGGATATCCCATTCCCAAGTCTTCCCCTTTTGAACAATGTGTACAGAGATTTGTACAAAGATTTGTGCTAAGTGCAGTATGAACAGTCTCCGATATCCTAATAAACCCAGGAATGCCATTGTTTGGGACTATAGGGGGTGGAATAATTTTGTACTTTGTCATCAACAGCAGAAGGTATAGTTTTAgtcttacccaaccagacaacacCCCAAAATTTGACAGAACATCTAGGCCCCTGTAATTTGTCTCAATTTATAGCCCATCTGTGGGCTATAGCCCATCTGTGAGCTATAAATAGTAGGTCACTACTGTGCTAGCAGCAGTTTCTAGTTCTGGAAAAGAATTATGGGTTAGCATGACATAATCAATGTAACGAAAGAGTCACATTTTCAGTTGAGTTTCTACACTTTAGGTCTTGTACCCCCAGTTCATGGCAAATGTGAAGGTAGCCCTGTGCTAGCATGGTAAATGTCCATTGCTGTCCTCCTGGCATGAATGCAAATGCAGGCTAGCTGGAGGGATCTAAAGAAATACGGAAGAAAGCATTAGCAAGgtctaataaaatatgaaattggcCTAAGTGAGTACTTATGACTTGTAATAAAGTAGCAATGTTTGGCATAGAGACCAACAAGCAAGGAGTTACTTTGTTCAGTTTTCTATAATCAGTTGCCATTCATCATGTTCCATTAGGTTTCTTTACTGACCAAACAGGACTGCTGAAAGGACTATGAGTTGGGAGAATAATTCCCACTTTTCCAGTCCCTCCATCCCCATTCGTCTCCCCACCCTTTGTACTGCAGTAATTTGGTACCAGCAGTCTGTTTGCCTTTATTCATACTGTCCCCTCTCCTGGGAGCATGCTCCACTTCCACCTGCAATTCCTGATCCTTTTTTTAAGCCCAACTCCCAGGAGCCTTCCAGCATCCTCTCCCACTACCAGAGTtattccctccttcctcctgccCTGAGCCTGTGCACACTGTTGTGGCACTTGTCACAGTGGTGTTGAGTGTTTGTTCATAAGCCAGTCTTTTTTTCTAGACTAAACAATTCTGGGAGTGGGTCTATGTTTCATGAATTTCTGTGTCCTCCATACCACTTGAAAGACATTTGTTGAGGGTGGTGCagcaatggctcagtggcagaattctcgcctgccatgccagagacccaggttcaattcccagagcctgcccatagcaaaaaaaagaaaaagacatttgtTGAGTTGTTTCTCAGCTCAGTAATTTAGGTAAAAGTTTTAAGTTTGATGGTCTCCTGTGCCttattttcaggtatttctttccgAGTGGAAGGAACGCAAAGTTGCCCTCTCCAGGCTCACAAGTTTGGAGATGAAAGGTGATTTCCTCCATGGACTGCAGATGCTGAAATCTCTGCAAAGTAGACATATTGTCATGCTGCTTGGCTATTGTGAGGATGACAACACTGTTCTTACTGAATATCACCCCTTAGGTTCCTTGAGCAACTTGGAAGAAACACTAAACCTTTCAAAGTACCAAAATATGAATACCTGGCAGCACAGGTTCCAGCTGGCTATGGACTATGTCAGCATCATCAGCTACCTGCACAGCAGCCCACTGGGCATGCGAGTCATGTGTGACTCCAATGACTTGCCCAAGACACTCTCCCAGTATCTGCTGACAAGCAACTTCAGCATTGTGGCAAATGACTTGGATGCCTTGCCCCTAGTGAACCACAGTTCTAGGACGTTTGTGAAGTGCGGCCATCGGGAGCTTCATGGGGATTTTGTGGCCCCAGAGCAGTTGTGGCCCTATGGAGAGGACTTGCCTTTTCAAGATGACCTCATGCCTTCATACGACGAGAAGATTGACATCTGGAAGGTCCCTGATGTCTCCAGTTTTCTTTTGGGACATGTTGAAGGGAGTGATATGGTCCGATTCCATTTGTTTGATATTCATAAGGCATGTAAGAACAAGAATCCTGCAGAAAGACCCACTGCTCAGGATATTCTGGACACTTACCAGAAGGTTTGGAATTCACTCATAGATGCTGTCGTGACTCAGACGAGAGAAATGCTATAAAAACCAGTCCAGTCAGCAAAAGATGGGATTTAAGGATGGAATGGAATAGTTACAGCAATTCTGTTCTGACAGTGGAGTTCTTTTATTGGGTTTAGGTGTTTTTGTTCTTTAGCTACATGGTTCTTCATCTACATCCACATCCATACCCACACTTTAAGTGGGTTGTACCTTTCTGGCTGAAGTTGCAAAATGAGAGGAAATCAGACTTCACTTAAATCTAGCTTCACCTTTCTAACTCTGATTACTCCCTGGTGAGATCCAAAGAGGTAGTGAATCTAATCAGTATTCgaaagaagtaacaaaaatgTTACCTCAAAGAGGCTTCAACTAACATAACAACTAAATTTATAAGCTTAAATGTTTATATCAAAGATTTTTAGATGGCAGCAcaagaaaaaaagttgttttctGAAGAAGatttttttgctaatttttaaagtgGTAATCAATGTGTGAGGTCACCAGAGTATTTATAGTCTGTTTTACATGTTATCAATAAGGTCGTCTTTACTGTTTTAAATTATTGCTCCATGAACCTCCTTCACCATCCTCTTTTCAAGGAATCAAAGAACTATAATAGAACGCTCTTTGAAATTCTGAATGGATAGGAACTGAAATATTTAAACAGCGAGTATGAGCATATTTATATCTTGTTACTGCTTTGGATGGTACTTGTGAAATTCATATTTACCTTCCATCTGTGCTCTGGGTTTTCTGTGACCAAAATCAATTGTGAACATTTTATATCACCAAGTATCATTAATTATTGGGAAGCATCTTACCCTTCCACTTGAGTTACATGATTGAGTCCTCCAAAAAGCcctttcctgtggctttttttttggcatgggcaggctccaggaatcgaacctgggtctctggcatggcaggtgagaattctgccactgagccactattgcactgcTCTCCTGTGGCATTTTTATCCTCACTTGCAGCAAATGGTGGAGTTAGTGTATATTAATTATCACCATAGGGTGGTTAAAGCTGACATTCAGAGGCAAAGATGCTCTGCAGTGGGCTCAGCCTCCCTCTAAACTTTAGCGTGCATCAGAATTACTTGGAATCACATAGTTGTCAGCCTCAAACTAATTTGTTTTGATATATTGCCAATATACCTAGAATAAACAGATGGTGTAGAAGAAAGGGCACTGCACTCAGAGTTAGAAGGGCTGACAGTCCCAGCTCTGCAACTACTAGTGTGGCCAGTGGCCACAGACAAATGCAGTCTGTGAAATGGGGGCATTGGTGGGAATGGCTCCAACCTCCACTGTGCTCCCTGAGATCTCTGGTGCTTTATAATGCCAGTGCCAGACACCAAACAGGACTTTGCCTTTCAGGATTCAGTCTTTAGCTTGTACCTGGACATGCCTCAGTATCAAGAGAAATGCAGAATCACAAGAGAGTGAAGTTCTAACTAAAACCTAAATGAGAAAGTCATTGCACACTTAACCTGCTGCCTCACATTCAGCAGAAATCTAATCAGGAGAGGCAGGGGAGGCAAGACAGCCTCAAAGTGCTGCCAGAGAACCACTGTTCTCTTCCTGGTTACCTTATTCCAAGTGTTAAAAAAATCATCCTGGGCCACGGTaactcagcaggcaaggacgcttgcctgccatgccagaggacccaggttcgattcccggtgcctgcccatgttaaaaaaaaaaaaaatcatccccaCTGCATGGTTTGTAATGTATTTTTACATCATTTCATGTGATATTACAAATGCTCCAAGCCTCTGGGGGCCTTCAGTCCATTGCTAATGCTTGAACAGAGGCAGAACACCTGGCAGTTTTCAAAATGAGGGGTGGCGATGGAAAACTTACCTCACACAGCTCTCCTTAGAAAGGTCCTTTATTGTattccccactcccatccccatatttaaaaataaatgtcgcTTAATTTCAGTAATCATTATTCTCAGTGACTTTTGATTACTTATGGGTAAGTTAAAATGTGAGACCATACTTTCTTGCCTCTTTGTAATATTTTGTGAGTTCAAACACAGAATGAAGGAATTAATTTAGATTCTAGAGATCTGCAATGTAGTTTGAAAGCAAATCTCTAATAAGGAAGTCAGCAAGAGTACTGCATCCActttcaaagtttttatttatactttgcTACCTGGAATTAACACCTTTAGAAAGAAAATTAGGTTCATTCGCTCCTCATTTCATGTGGTAGACTTTCATGTGTAGCATTTCACAAGAAGATGGCATTATATGAATTTTTTGTTCTGTTCCTCTGGACTTAGCACTAAGAAATGTACCTAGTATCTGTTAACAGCCAGTGCTTTCcatcatctctctgttctcttttatCACAGCTGAAATGGAGAGTCTGTATTGTCGCTGTGGAAAAGTCCCATTGTGTGTGCTCAGTGGGCACTGCGATTAGTCACCTCTGATAGATGCCGGACCCTGTGAACTCTCAAGACCTGTGGACCACATCCAAGCTGTCTCCTGGACAGAATTCTTGTGGCCACTGGGTGGAGCTTGGAGGCAGCAGGAACACCCAGAAAGTAGTTTTCAGGAATTTGGAAATAGACAGATGGCTCAAGAGGACAAAATTCTTGAATACAATTCAGAAGCCTACAAGGCACTGCCCCCTCTTTATTTCTATACCTAGATGgcatctgtgatggttagattctggtgtcagcttggccaggtaatatgcccagttgtctggtcaggcaagcactggcctgattgttgctGGAAGGATATTTCGTGACTGGTTGagaaaccagaaggctggtttattaaatcatcagtcagttgattgcagctgtagCTGATTACCTCTGGGATCAGTTAAGGGTATGTCTCCCACAAATGTgataacccaatcagttgaaggcttttaaggaagaagagagactttttcactgcttcttcagccagtgagcctctcctgtggagttcatcggGACCCTTTATCAGAactgccaacttcacagcctgccctatggatattgaactcttccattcccatggctgtgagacacctttataaatcccatattcacagatctctcctgttggttctgtttctctagagaaccctgactaatacagcatcCCATCTGTATCTTGGGTTCGTTTTTCAGAGGGAAAAATGCTATGCATGTAATATGTAAATTATAACCTATGCCAGACTGTGTTCATCATTTTTAGTCTGGCAATTGTTCTTAACCTTAAAATGGGatgctagaaactaaaagaagtaATAATGATGTTGTTAAAAAGCaattcaaactttaaaattttgggATTTTCTcatgtattatcttttttaaaaatttattgaaatatcttcacacaccaaaCAGTTCATTCAAAGCatacaatcggtggctcacagtattgtcatggttgtgtattcatcatcataatcatttttagaacatttgcatcactccagaaaatgaaataaaaagaaaagaaaaaactcatacatcccatagcccttatccctccctttcatcgacCACCAGTGTTTCAACCTACCCCAAATTTTTTTTACACcttatgccccctattatttatttattttccttatttttttactcatctatgtataccctggataaaaggagcatcagaaacaaagttttcatagtcacatgtccatattgtaaaagctacatagttatacagtcgtcttcaagaatcaaggctactggaacacagttcaacagtttcaggtacttccatgtACCCACTGTATtgtaccataaactaaacagatatctatataatgcataagaataacctccaggataattttttgactctgaaatctctcacccacttaaactttattttgtctcatttctccctttccccttttggtcaagaagattttctcaatcccatgatgccaggtgccAACTCaccccaggagttctgttccacgttgccagggagatttacaccctgggagtcatgtcccacaaggGGTAGGGCAGTAAGTTCAtctgccaggttggcttagagagagagaggcctcatctgagcaacaaaagaggatgaATGATCTTTTAGGGGTCAATTTTTATTCTCTTGTCACAGTAGGCAGCTTAGACATTATGAATTTGAGCAGATCACTCCAGTAGGCATTCCAGAGTggattttttcagaaatattcagATTATTTAAGGGCTAGTAATTATAGAATAGAATATGTCAAGATTCATTCCTTCAttactaggtgttctagtttgctggctgccagaatgcgacataccagaaacagaatggcttttaaaaggggaatttaataagttgctagtttacagttctaaggccaagaaaatgtcccaattaaaacaagtctatagaaatgtccaatcaaaggcatccagggaaagataccttggttcaagaaggccaatgacgttcaacttttctctctcagctggaagggcacacggcaaacatggcagcatctgcggGCTTTCTCATGgttctacaaaagggactctctccaaaatgttccctcttctaaaggattccagtaaacaacttcactttcaatgggtggagacacacctccgtggaaatcatcaaatcaaaagttaccacccacaggacttccggagaagatggcggcttagtaagacgcgcgggtcttagttcctcctccagaaaagcaactaaagaaacagaaacaatacgaaacagctcccggagtcacgacagagaccaaaaagacagcgtaccccattctggaacagctgaacgggcagggagaatctgctgcggtgagatacccgaggggcgcacgttttcccggccggggcggctggcgactggggtcccctccacgcacgtggctccccggtctgactgggaacgttggatagcgggaccctcccgtcacgcttggcgtttcgggccagctgggcaattaggaccggcactctcccaagccgcggtggccagcgacccccgcctccacgcgcggtttcccgggccgactgccgtgcagacagacgagctccacgagcgccacctactgggcaggaaaagaaaaacagagcccagagatttcacagaaaaagctttcaaccagctgggtcccacacccagggaaatctgatcaaatgcccagacacaagcagaaaataatggatgacgctcggaaaattgaagatatggcccagtcaaaggaacaaaccaatagttcaaatgagatacaggagctgagacaactaatgctgaatatacgaacagaaatggaaaaactcttcaaaaaccaaatcaataaattgagggaggacatgaagaagacatgggctgaacaaaaagaagaaatagaaaatctgaaaaaacaaatcacagaacttatgggagtgaaggacaaagaagaaaaaatggaaaaaacaatggatacctacaatggtagatctaaagagacagaagctacaattagtgaactggaggatggaacatctgaattccaaaaagaaacagaaactatagggaaaagaatggaaaaatttgaacagggtatcagggaactcaaggacaatatgaagcgcacagatatacgtgttgtgggtgtcccagaaggagaagagaagggaaaaggaggagaaaaattaatggaagaaattatcactgaaaatttcccaactcttatgaaagacctaaatttgcagatccaagaagtgcagcgcaccccaaagagaatagacccaaataggcgttctccaagacacttactagttagaatgtcagaggtcaaagagaaagagaggatcttgaaagcagcaagagaaaaacaatctgtcacatacaagggaaacccaataagactatgtgtagatttctcagcagaaaccatggaagctagaagagagtgggatgatatatttaaaatactaaaagagaaaaactgccaaccaagactcctatatccagcaaaattgtccttcaaaaatgaaggagaaattaaaacatttatagacaaaaagtcactgagagaatttgtgaccaagagaccagctctgcaagaaatactaaagggagcactagagtcagatacgaaaagacagaagagagaggtatggagtaaagtgtagaaagaaggaaaatcagatatgatatatataatacaaaagccaaaatggtagaggaaaatattatccaaacagtaataatactaaaagttaatggactgaatttcccaatcaaaagacatagaatggcagaatggattacgacccagcaataccactgctaggtatctactcaaggaacttaagggcaaagacacagacggacatttgcacaccagtgtttatagcagcattatctacaattgcaaagagatggaaacagccaaaatgttcatcaacagacgagtggctaaacaaactgtggcgtatacctacgatggaatattatgcagctttaagacagattaaacttatgaagcatgtaataacatggatggacctagagaacattatgctgagtgagtctagcccaaaactaaaggacaaatactgtaaggtcccactgatgtgaaccgacattcgagaatcagcttggaatatatcattggtaacagagaccagcaggagttagaaacagggtaagataatgggtaattggagctgaagggatacagactgtgcaacaggactagatacaaaaactcaaaaatggacagcacaataatacctaagtgtaatgtaactaggttggaacactgaatgaagctgcacctgaaatatgaaaaaaaaaaaaaaaaagttaccacccacagtaatacaattatattaaaacactgaatgaagctgaatgtgagaatgatagagggaggggggctgggggcataaatgaaatcagaaagaaagacgataaagattgagatggtataatctaggaatgcctatagtgtataatgatagtgactaaatgcacaaattttgaaaatgttttttcatgaggaagaacaaaagaatgtcattactgcagggtgctgaaaatagatggtaatattttaaaatttcaacttatgtgtgagactaaagcaaaaaatgtttatttggtacaaaatttatattaggattagtgcatttcctaatataacttatgtagacagcttaattgaacaccataagtacatggaaccttgggtaggacatgagattttgttggtttgtccagagtttgccccgatgaaacccagagtgatttgatcagtgagtggaacagtatttgcaaagtccctttcggggaatggtgtgaacggggggaaaattcaacttccccaagttgaattcttgaaattctcacaagcagtgtggacaaccaaagctataggctgaacccctattcttgaggtttgttcacatgaaacttaaccccacaaaggataggtcaagcctacataaaattaggcctaagagtcacccccaagagaacctctttttttgctcagatgtggcctctctctccagccaacacaacaagcaaactcaccacccttcccctgtctatgtgggacatgactcccagggctgtggaccttcctggcaacgtgggacagaaatcctagaatgag
Coding sequences:
- the LOC143677087 gene encoding protein O-mannose kinase-like isoform X1, translated to MEKKFHNGKKGSPYREVPPVVVLLLAMVFMNALLYFCLDRFFISPQHSAVDLSHCPFGYFRMGQMKNCSPWLSCEELRTEVRQLKRVGEGAVKRVFLSEWKERKVALSRLTSLEMKGDFLHGLQMLKSLQSRHIVMLLGYCEDDNTVLTEYHPLGSLSNLEETLNLSKYQNMNTWQHRFQLAMDYVSIISYLHSSPLGMRVMCDSNDLPKTLSQYLLTSNFSIVANDLDALPLVNHSSRTFVKCGHRELHGDFVAPEQLWPYGEDLPFQDDLMPSYDEKIDIWKVPDVSSFLLGHVEGSDMVRFHLFDIHKACKNKNPAERPTAQDILDTYQKLKWRVCIVAVEKSHCVCSVGTAISHL
- the LOC143677087 gene encoding protein O-mannose kinase-like isoform X2, with product MEKKFHNGKKGSPYREVPPVVVLLLAMVFMNALLYFCLDRFFISPQHSAVDLSHCPFGYFRMGQMKNCSPWLSCEELRTEVRQLKRVGEGAVKRVFLSEWKERKVALSRLTSLEMKGDFLHGLQMLKSLQSRHIVMLLGYCEDDNTVLTEYHPLGSLSNLEETLNLSKYQNMNTWQHRFQLAMDYVSIISYLHSSPLGMRVMCDSNDLPKTLSQYLLTSNFSIVANDLDALPLVNHSSRTFVKCGHRELHGDFVAPEQLWPYGEDLPFQDDLMPSYDEKIDIWKVPDVSSFLLGHVEGSDMVRFHLFDIHKACKNKNPAERPTAQDILDTYQKVWNSLIDAVVTQTREML